ATGGGCGTGGATGAGGATCTCCCCCTTGTATCGGGCTATGTTCCCCGTACAGGAGGTTATCTCGAGGGGCTCATCCACGGGGATCTTCACGTACCTCCTCTCATCCTGGTCGTAGTATCCTATGACGGCCCTCTTCACAGCCCCTATCACCCAGAAGACCGCTGCCTCGACGTTGTTCTCCTCGGCTACCCTCCTGATGGATGCGAGGAGATCCGCTCCATGATCCAGGCTTGCCACGATGCTCCTCCCAGCTGGGGCCTCGTAAACCTTCATCTATCTAGATGGCCTCCCGGCTCATCGATGGCTGATCCCCACCCTTAGACCTGGAGGATTCTATCGGCCCCTCCTAAATAGCTTTACGGGCAATTCAAGAGGTAAAGCCTTTAATAAAAAGCCTTTAATAATTAAGCTAGGTATTATCTGGTGGGTGGCGGCTCCGTTTATGAAGCGTGTTCGCCTCCCTGGATGATGGGAGCTGGTCTCATGGTTGAATATACTACTTCTGAAGTGATATTGGAGTACCTGGTTAGGGAGGGGGTTTCATACGCCTTCGGCGTCCCAGGCCATGGATGCACCGCCTTCGTGGACGCCTTCTACGATAGGAGGGATGAGATAACTCCTATAATGGTTAGGCATGAGCAGGCGGCCGCCCACGCCGCCGACGGCTACTATAGGGCCTCAGGCAGGCTCGCCATGTGCTTCACCAGCATAGGGCCGGGCGCCACGAACCTCGTCACGGGATTGGCCACCGCCCTCGTGGATTCCTCAGCCCTCCTAGCCGTTTGCGGATGCGAGCCCCAGAGGGATGTGGAGCGAGGGGTCCTCCAAGCCATCTACAGACATTACGAGAGCGACTTCAAGAACATCATGAGGTTCGCCGTTAAGAGGGTGTGGAGCATCCAGAAGGCTGAGAGGACCCCCGAGATAATCGTTAGGGCCTGTAAGGAGGCCACCACCGGCAGGCCAGGCCCCGTCCTCATAGAGTTCCCCATAGACCTCCAGCACAAGGCCATAGATATACCGGGCGTACCCTCCCCGGAGGAGCATAAGCCTAAGGGCAGGATCCTGGGGGATCCCGTTATGGTTAAGGAGGCCTCCAAGCTCCTGGCCTCGGCTGAGAGGCCCGCGATCCTCGTGGGCGGCGGCGTGATCCTCTCAGGGGCCTCCGAGGAGCTCATGAGGCTGGCTGAGATGCTGGGGGCTCCCGTACTGGCCACGATGATGGGTAAGGGAGCCTTCCCCGAGGATCATCCCCTCTTCGCCGGATACGCGGGTTGGAGCGGCACCGGCCCGGGGAACGAGGTGGCTAGGAGCTGCGACGTCCTCCTCGCCGTGGGGACGAGGTTCGCGGACCTCACCTGCAGCTGCTACGAGCCAGGAGTCACCTTCAACATACCCCCAACCAAGCTCATACACGTGGACCTGGATCCCCTGGAGATCGGCAAGAACTATCCCACGGAGATCGGGATAGTCGGGGACGCCAAGGCGACCCTCGCCATGCTCATAGAAGCCCTGGCGGGCCTCCTGGGGAAGAGGAGCCTCGGGGATTCCCCTTGGATCCGGAGGGTCAAGGCGGCGAAGGAGAGGTGGGAGGCGGAGCTGGAGCCCATCAGATCCTCGGGGAGGTCCCCTCCAACGGTCCCCCGGCTCCTCAAGGAGCTCAGGGAGTTCCTGGGGAGGGATGCCATAGTCCTAGGGGAGGCGGGCTGGGCCCAGATATTCCTCTTCCAGCAGTTCCCGGTTTACATGCCTAGAACCCATATAAGCTCAGGGGGCTTCTCGACGATGGGCTTCGCCGTCCCAGCCGCCATAGGGGCTAAGCTCGCCCAGCCGGATAGGCAGGTCGTGGCGTGCCCCGGGGATGGAGGCTTCTTGATGACCCTCCACGAGGTGGCTACAGCCGTCCAATACGAGATACCCATAGTGATAGTGGTGGTCAACAACCTGGGCTGGGCCTGCATAAGGGATCTACAATGGATACAATGCGGCGAGGGAAGGGACATCGCCACCATGTTCAAGCATCCAAGAGGGGACAGCGTATACGATGTGGATTTCGCGGCCTTCGCCGAATCCTTCAAGGCCCACGGCTCCACGGTTAGGAGCCCCGAGGAGATCAAGCCGGCTCTAAAAGAGGCCTTCAACTCCGGCAAGCCATCGGTCATAAACGTCTACGTGGATCCAGGGGTGACGCCGCCCCTGCCGGGGAAGTGGACGCTGCCCACACCTGAATACCTGACTAGGAAGCTGAAACGCTGAGCAGGGGCTACCCCGCCCCACGGGATGCAGCGTTAAGCTTAACCGTCTCGGCGACCAATCCCCATTCCACATCCGTGTCCACGCATCCATCCCGTTTAAGCCTGACGGCCTGGGCGGCCACATCGAACTTCTCCGCTATGAAGCTTCCCAGGACCAGTTCGTTCAGGCAGGCAACCCCTACACAAGCCTTAGGATTAAACCTTCTAAAGATCTTCTCCACGATCCTCCCCCCGGTGAGTATGTAGATGCCCCCGTAGCCTAGCCCTTCCGCCAGCTCCAGCAGGTCCTGGATCCGGCACCTCCCACACTTGACGCACCGGTAACCGTATTCCCCCAGCTCAGCAGGGCAATCCCTAGGCCTTAAACACTGGGGGAGGAGGAGTATCCTCCCGGAGTAAGGGGTTGAAGCGAACCTGCGCCTATGGGCCGCGTTCTTCACGGCCACGTAGAGTTCAAGGATCTTCTCCTCATCCAACCCGGTCTTAGCGGCCAGCCTCTCCAGCTTCACCAGTATCGCCTCCCCAGCCTTGAAGCTGGCAATCCTCTCTATGAGGCGCATAACGGCGCTCCTCGAGGACAATCCCTCATCCCCCTAAAGCATACTCACTTAGAGTCCCCCATGGCCGCTTAAGAGATTTATCATTGGACGAGCCCCATCCGGGGCCCGCCGCTCCACTTTCCCAGCCATCGCCTCTAAGCATAAGTTCGAGGTGGATCTCTCCGGGGTGGATGAGGTGATCCCGGATGGAGCCCCCATAGGTTTTTATCGGATCTCGCCCCCTAATGGTTAGGTTGGATGGATGGAGAACCCAATGACCGGTGGCTCCGCAGGGTTCGACGCGGTGTTCAGGCCTGGATCCATAGCGGTTATAGGGGCCTCCAGGGAGCCGGGCTCCGTCGGCCATGAGACCCTCCGCAACATAGTCGAGTCCGGTTTTCCCGGAACGGTCTACCCCGTGAACCCCAGGGCCGACGCCGTGCTGGGATTAAGGTGTTACCGTAGCGTCGAGGACCTGCCGGGCCCCGTGGATCTAGGGGTCGTCGCGGTCCCGGCCGGCGTGGTCCTAGAGGTGGCTGAGGAGGCGGGGGAGAAAGGGTT
The sequence above is a segment of the Candidatus Bathyarchaeota archaeon genome. Coding sequences within it:
- a CDS encoding DNA-binding protein — protein: MKVYEAPAGRSIVASLDHGADLLASIRRVAEENNVEAAVFWVIGAVKRAVIGYYDQDERRYVKIPVDEPLEITSCTGNIARYKGEILIHAHITLADRDGRSLGGHLYEGTVIYAAELYLVELNLELEREYDETTGLNLLK
- a CDS encoding thiamine pyrophosphate-binding protein; amino-acid sequence: MVEYTTSEVILEYLVREGVSYAFGVPGHGCTAFVDAFYDRRDEITPIMVRHEQAAAHAADGYYRASGRLAMCFTSIGPGATNLVTGLATALVDSSALLAVCGCEPQRDVERGVLQAIYRHYESDFKNIMRFAVKRVWSIQKAERTPEIIVRACKEATTGRPGPVLIEFPIDLQHKAIDIPGVPSPEEHKPKGRILGDPVMVKEASKLLASAERPAILVGGGVILSGASEELMRLAEMLGAPVLATMMGKGAFPEDHPLFAGYAGWSGTGPGNEVARSCDVLLAVGTRFADLTCSCYEPGVTFNIPPTKLIHVDLDPLEIGKNYPTEIGIVGDAKATLAMLIEALAGLLGKRSLGDSPWIRRVKAAKERWEAELEPIRSSGRSPPTVPRLLKELREFLGRDAIVLGEAGWAQIFLFQQFPVYMPRTHISSGGFSTMGFAVPAAIGAKLAQPDRQVVACPGDGGFLMTLHEVATAVQYEIPIVIVVVNNLGWACIRDLQWIQCGEGRDIATMFKHPRGDSVYDVDFAAFAESFKAHGSTVRSPEEIKPALKEAFNSGKPSVINVYVDPGVTPPLPGKWTLPTPEYLTRKLKR
- a CDS encoding DUF116 domain-containing protein — encoded protein: MSSRSAVMRLIERIASFKAGEAILVKLERLAAKTGLDEEKILELYVAVKNAAHRRRFASTPYSGRILLLPQCLRPRDCPAELGEYGYRCVKCGRCRIQDLLELAEGLGYGGIYILTGGRIVEKIFRRFNPKACVGVACLNELVLGSFIAEKFDVAAQAVRLKRDGCVDTDVEWGLVAETVKLNAASRGAG